The region TATCTATAGGCtcattttgacactttttagtAAAAACAATTCCAGTGCCAGAAAAACGCCCTCAGGTTtactgacatttctttaaaccaatcacaattgtcaaggaacaaggaacttgttttgatggaacgtgtgtatgttcaaaagtagttttagtcgtgcaccagaaaactccgattggacagatagtctagctagctgtctggagtcaccctgcagagacctgaggaccaggtaaccatagtcctcagaaatcaaccggagtttaaaatgacaacccaaagaaagtggaaggtaacagacatccggccaaaatgaaagacatctggcagaattttCCAGAAGTGGAACGTAGTGGATATTGCATAGACTGTatgtatattaaataaatatatatacagcgTATGGGATATGGTGTCAGCTACAGATGGCAGCCGGCATgtccccagtttggagaagcagacaggagtACCGAAACAGAAGCTAAGAAATGTCCTGCTGTGTCTAAAGGCAGCAGCTAAACGCATTTTAGACACCGAAAACAAATGATTTCTGTTAATATCTTGAGAATATTTTCCAGACAGAGCTATACGTGACCGACAACCAGCCTAAATGAGGTGATATGATGATCGGGTGCTATGACAAACTATGGAATGATCTGCCTTTGCATGTAAAACAGGCCTcttctttatctgtttttaaaacccttcttaaaacccatcttttctctttggcTTTTGACACATAGTAAGATGTCGACTTCATTTACTTGTTCTTATTtgcttctttgtgtgttttttaattgtatgggtattaattataaatttgtttgtttattttctgtacagcactttggtcaactttggttgttgtaaagcgcttaacaaataaagttggtatggtatggtatggtaacCTTCTGGAAAGATCTGCAGAGCTGGTCCAGACCAGGGAGATCGTGATGCCACCTCTAACAGGGATGAATATAAAGTTTTATATATAACAAGTGTTCTTGTAGAAGATAAGAAGGTAGATTTTGTTCTCAACAACATGATGCTTTTAGGAAAACATTGCATacataaatgtagatatttttaaaccaaacccTGATCCATTGGAAGAATGAGCTGATCCTTTTGTATAAGTCACTGAAACGGGTTAAGGATGGAAAAGCCCAGGATTGGGTTCGTTTACTTGAAACTTTAACTTAATTTGAGATAGCCCGTTctatttaatcactttttaaatttttttcttcttacttcttttttcttcttattttgaTTTGTTATGCACATGCTGCCATGTGCTCAACCCGGGGCAAAAGTTCCTTTtgtgaaacgttttttttttttttttttaacgctttgtttgtttgtatattcgtattctgaatgaataattaaaaataaataacaaccaCCTCGCTCTACCACATCCCTTCCATGTGATGAGGGCTGGGCCGGTGCCACCCCGTGCCCCCCTTCTAGCCCCGCCCCTGCCACCTCCGGTTCTACTTCATATTCTGCAGTACCTGAGAGAAACTCAGTGGATCCCCAGCTCTGTTGGAAGCAGCAGCAGTCCGGACTTCCTAAGCAAAGCCAGCAGTCAGGACTTGGTATTTAAAGCCAGCAGTAGCGCCAGCAGCAGACGGAGAAACATCTGGAGAGAGCAGCTGCGCACAAACAGCTGCAGGATGCGCTTCTTCGCTCTCCTGTGGACCCTCGGCTTCCTGATGAAAGAGGCGCGTGCATGGGGCTACAAAAACGGAATATTTCATAACTCAATATGGCTAGgtaaattacagtttttcttacTGCCTTAGTTGTTGTAGCTCTGAAAACGTGTCGGTTACGTTGTGACTTGTAGGACCACGTTACAGACCACAGCCTTTTTCTTTATGTCGCCATCTAAAGTATTCTATTTAAAGTATTTCTATTTAGATAATTAGTGGAGTCACATTGAAATGGAGTAGACATGatgatttacttttttcttcttcttctttaaaaaaaaaatccaaaccaggTTAGTTCATTCCAACTATTAGTCATTCAAACTATTCATCAGGGTAACTCTGCATTTCAACGCAGTTTTGTATTTATCAGAATCAGTGATGGAGGAAGTTTtgagatcctttacttaagcaaaagtactaataacacacctgcattaaaaatgttacttaattaAAACTATGTAAGTGCCATCGGGAAAATGTAGGCTAGGcctacttaaagtattaaaagtactcgATGCAGAACAATCCTCACAATGTAGGAACAGGAAACGATGTTTAAAGGtctcatcatttcagctggacttgtaggccctCATGTTGTTGAGTAAAACAACACgtcattttctttaataaaccaggtgttttgtgttcaaaaatcttaatttaacTAACTAGTTACTAaaactgtcagattaatgtaatggagtaaaaagtacaagaTTTCTCTCTGATATACAGGTGAgtggaagtagaaagtggccttaaaagaaaatactcaagtaaagtacaagtacttcaaaTTTGTAAGCACTGTACTTGGGTAAATGTACTGAGTATCAGGTGTAGGCTACGTTTTTTAGTTAAGTTTTTCTACTTTACTGTTTAAAATCACAGTACATACAtttacgggggggggggggggNNNNNNNNNNNNNNNNNNNNNNNNNNNNNNNNNNNNNNNNNNNNNNNNNNNNNNNNNNNNNNNNNNNNNNNNNNNNNNNNNNNNNNNNNNNNNNNNNNNNNNNNNNNNNNNNNNNNNNNNNNNNNNNNNNNNNNNNNNNNNNNNNNNNNNNNNNNNNNNNNNNNNNNNNNNNNNNNNNNNNNNNNNNNNNNNNNNNNNNNNNNNcccccccccccccccccctccccaatgTTGGacccaaagttacgcccttgTCACAGTAAAACTTTCCTCACATAAAGGCACATTGTGTAAAGTAGTAAGAACTAATTAAAGCAACACAGCAGCCCAGCGGCTTTAGGCCGAACGGCCTGTTTACGACCCGGCCGAGTACTGCACGAGGCCAGTAAACACGGAGGAATGACCTCATCTCTGGGGCCCTCCGAAATGCAAACATATAACACAAAGAAATGATAGTTCAGCTGCTTGAGGAACAGAATAGAATGGCGTAATAATGTTGTAGGCTAATCCTATTGAAATGACCACAGCTTTGATTCTCTCAAAAAAGTAACAGAACGGTGTTTCATTTTGCTAATGGGTTTGACTTAAATGAATCATAAgcacagtgtttttaattattcGTTTAACTTCCATCCTctgttacatgtttgttttttccttgaAAAGTTgtcaatcttttctttttaaagtcagTTACTGTTACAGAACCTGATGCAAGGCAGTCGGTTCCTTTAGCAGTGAGATTCTGAGGGTTTACCTAGTGCAGAGATCTTCAGCAGGGGGTCCGgggcccctagggggtcctcagtgTTACCGCAGGGGAGTCATATTGTCAGTATCATTTTCTGAAATCTAGTAAGGATGGAGGGAGATGTTCCAGttacgtccagctgggaggagacctcTAGGAACACCCAGGACTGGCTGGAGGGATTATATCCCCAACCTggtctgggaacgcctcgggatcccccagtcggatctggttaatgtggctcagaaAAAGGGAAATTTGGGACCCTAAAACAtgttattagcaaatataaatcagtgtatttgtgaagaaaaaaaacacagggaggaTAGGCTTTCTGggaaggtagtcactaagggaGCCATCCACAGACACACTTAATCCTAAAGAGTCTCTATAACACGTGTATGTTTACCATTAAAGAATACTAAAAAAAGTATGTCTAAAAGCTTCAGGCTGCCCgcacgttattgtaggcccagtttcatatgcaacttcatttatatttattgtttagtAGGGTCCCTGTTCCGTCTAGCTCTTAGTTAAGGGGCCCTTGGCTTGAAAAAAGTTGAAGACCTCTGGCctagcctaaaaaaaaaaatcatcaatttAAACAGATCAAAACATAAACTTTTGTCTAATTCTGGGGTGCTTTCTGCCCAATTTCACAGTCATGCATGCGTAAAGCCCAAACAGGATCAGCAGAGGACTCCCCACTGATGAAGCCAGAAAGCAAGAGACCAAAATGTTGGTGAACTTCCAAAATAGCATCTTTCCTTCATGTTTTACGTTTAGCTTCATTTGACCTTCACCCTCTCACTAAAAACCTTCCTAACCTCACCTGCTCGGCTTCAGCCCCACGCTGTGAAAATACTCCTCTAGAAGTAAGAGTCCTGCATTCACAACTTTACTTTAGTATGTAAGTATTGCCGgcaaaatgtagttaaagtactCTCTCTGCAGTAAAAACTTCTTTGTCTATCTGATGTTTCCGGATTCATATTCCTGCTGCGTTcatgtgtatgttgcattttcctgctgtagatgtttaaggTGTTGCTCATTATAATTCCTTTAtttactgttgggtagttttatctacagcaatgcatcacATTCTAAAAGATCATGTGGTGGTATTGTGTGGTTGTAGCGTcgctgtcctgtgagaaccCCATGTCtctaaaaagtatcaaaagctTTCAAGGTGTcagaaaaaacagctgtttttagcTTTGTGCCAATGCTTTTTACAGCTGATCCAAGAGACTTTTAAAGACTTCATTCAACATCAATGTATCTGGAGATACATGGTGTTCACTGAACAGGAAAAGGGATGAAAAACTGTTCATATgtcagtaaaaagtacaatatttaccaCTGAGATGCAGTGaagcacaagtataaacttacATGAAATAGAAAAACTCAAGTAGAGTCTgacagaagggaaaaaaagacaggttGATATCTACGTCTTGGTCTCTTGTTCCAAATCTTAATTCCAAAgttaattcaacattttactttactGCCACACTTGGGACTTGGAGCAGTGTCACCTCCTCTCTTGGCTTCACACAGATGTagcagtttctctctctctctctctctctctctctctctctctttctgacagAACAAGCAGCTGGAGTTTATCACCGGGAATCGCGGAAAGGGAGATACCAGCTGACATATAAAGAGGCCAAGGCTGTCTGCAAGTACGAGGGCGGGAAGCTGGCCACTCATGAACAACTGGAGGCGGCACGTCAAATAGGTTTGCAGCAGCTcacgtacagtacatgttcAGAAAAAgatttactgtactgtagggAAAGTAGTCTCCCTCAACAAGGATGGTTGTGTGTAGCTTTtactctctcccctttcttttCTGATGTCACTTGCTGGAATGCTTTTAACATGTAGAAGAAGAGATCCAAGTATTCACATGGTGAAGATGGTCGGGAAGTAGCGGAAGGAACACTTATTTCCACCAGTTCTTTGCTGTTTCATGACTCCATGCCAAGTTTAAAGCGGCTTCACGTGTATTGTAAAAGCCTGTAAAGACCTTCTTGGAACTCTGTTCCAGTGAATCCAGCCTCTCTATCTGCCTACCTGTCAGCGGTTATAGCTGAGGCCCCCCCTGCAGTCTCCCTAGGAGGTCCCTAGTTCTTTCTGGGCTGTTCTGGCTTGGAGTCTGCTGAATGTTACTCTGAGGCCCCCCACAAATAAAAACCACTACAACGTCACAAACTGGCCACCAGAAAGCTTGTGTCCAGGTTTTTACTTCTGAGGCTGCCCCGTTGGCAGAGTTGAAAGTAAGCCTTTCTGTGGTTGGCTGGCAGAACACAGTAGTTTATTATCAGGGATTCAGTGGCAGTGGTGgtaacttaagtaaaaggattattaggaaaaTATcctttaagtattaaaagtaaaagtagaaaattACAGGAAAATCCTCAATTTTTTTAACCGATCAAAACAATTCTGTGTTTAATCgtctattcatttcatttcatcttaATCATTAAAGGGAttgaagctgtcagatgaatgtagtggagtcaaAAGGGTAActctttacttgaaggtatccaCATAAgagtgtcatgacagtgtcatatgTTCATGACAccgtcatgacacatgaaccctaagcCTAACTTGTCATGGCAAAGCCATtaacacttactaaaagaagcgttatgtcataaacattaatatgtgacttgtttataatgtttatgacagcGGCATGTCACGCTTATGTAGATACCTCCAATGTAGCGAAATAGAACCAGAAAGTGGGTTGAAAGAAATATTTTCAAGTACTTTCAAGTACTCAAGTAAAGCACAAGtatcttacatttttatttaatttagttttgtgtattcagtcaatcaatcaatcaagcacAGAAATACACAACATCAGTTACATAACATACATTTAATTCATGCAGTGTCACATTCATAATCAATACTAATTGAAAAGGTGTAAAGGTTGAAACATTTGCTTATTGCACCTACTCTTTTAcctattttattcttattttgttCTTAGGTCCCTAATGATActatcaattttataaaatgtattatcattcATTTCTGTATCTTGTATACATTTAATCACACATATGTgcagaagtaaaaaataaacagaacaaaatacatTCCCATTCATATACACATTGCCATTCATGCCTTGCTTTTATATGTGTTATCATCTTactttttgctattttttttaaatgtttgtagtgtgtaacacatttttacatcctCTTCTAAAATATTCCACATGTTTACTCCTTTTGCTGGTAtacatctttgttattttttacatttgttctaaTCTTTATCTTTGTGAACATGTACATTCCCCTTGGTTTATACTTGCTCTCTCTAATCTGACTGTACTTGTGTAAATTTACTTGCTAGtgacattccaccactgctatGTGGTCAAATAAAgcgacatacagtatattgctgCTCTTGTTCAGGTTTCCATGTGTGTGCTGCTGGATGGTTCTCCAGTGGACATGTTGGCTACCCCATTGTCAAAGCCGGTGCCAAATGTGGCTTCGGGAAGGTCGGCATCGTCGACTACGGAATCAGGCTGAACAAAAGTGAGAGATGGGATGTGTACTGCTACAACCCAAACTGTAAGTACATATTTTATACCAAACTACTGTCTTTTTTCACATCTTACGGTCAATACGTTCTTTGGAACCTTTTGTCTGACAATGAGCTTGATGGGAATCCTTCATTtgccaaaataaacaaaataatgagCTTAAAGAGCACAAAAAGATGTCTTAAGATGTGGAGTTGAGTTCTTCTTCCCTCTGGGTTCATGAGCAACCACTTCCACATTATACtgagttgtttattttttttttaaaatgattgattcATGCAACCAGTTTTTAATGCTAATATGTTGGAATGCTTACTTTGTTTAGTCAACTTTGAAATACAGGACTTTTCCTGAAAATGTGTGGTTTAAAGAGTAAGTGATGACGGTGTGGCTGTAATTAACTGTCAGAGTCCAAGTGGGGGCGGCCCACAGGTTAAGAATAGTCATCAAGTCTGAGGCTTTACAGACTCACTCAGGATGTTTTAAGTTAAACGTAAGGGATGATGTAAGAACTGCACCACCACAGGGCGTTAACACGGTGGGAGACAGGACTTTGTTTCCTGTCTTGACTCAAAGCCACAATCTCAGCCGCAGCCTGTGAGTTATCATCATCGGACTGGGAATATACCCTAAAACCAGCAGTGTGGATAAGATGTAGAATAGCTAAGTGatagttaaaacacacacacacacacacacacacacacacacacacatacacacaaacgcacacacacactcacacacacacacacacacataccgtGGGTGACGGAGTGGTTTTAAAAACTTCCACACCTGAATGATTGCAACAGTAATGCCATTTATAAGTCTGCCTGATTCCTTTTGCCaaatactgtttgttttttacatctttAAGTGCATCTTATAACGTAAAAGAAATACTTTGGAAATAAACACTAGGGTAAAAAGCAGAATTCATTTGCCACTGTTTCAACttcagaaaaaacaactttattgtcCATCAACAAGGCGAGGCA is a window of Etheostoma cragini isolate CJK2018 chromosome 11, CSU_Ecrag_1.0, whole genome shotgun sequence DNA encoding:
- the tnfaip6 gene encoding tumor necrosis factor-inducible gene 6 protein, which encodes MRFFALLWTLGFLMKEARAWGYKNGIFHNSIWLEQAAGVYHRESRKGRYQLTYKEAKAVCKYEGGKLATHEQLEAARQIGFHVCAAGWFSSGHVGYPIVKAGAKCGFGKVGIVDYGIRLNKSERWDVYCYNPNSKECGGVLTDQQKIIQSPGFPEEYQDEQICYWHIRVRLGQRIRLHFLELDVEEDTACLADYLEVYDSYDDVSGFAGRFCGDYLPDDIISTGNVMTLKFLSDASVTAGGFQLQYLAFNASLFSQNHTDYFH